The proteins below are encoded in one region of Solenopsis invicta isolate M01_SB chromosome 8, UNIL_Sinv_3.0, whole genome shotgun sequence:
- the LOC105200672 gene encoding protein yellow encodes MVERLMLLAFLITVTLCHEQFLKIFEWKSIDFQWPTEEEHEFDLKNNGYIPANIFITTVKFWKGKMYLTLPRWDDGIPVTLGVTSSKPINGIIAPKLEAFPNWDMQKLGNCDAFQLVHSIEIDPKGRMWVLDTGRPTSLRKSKADCSPRLVILDLEDNGKILRTYEFPENVTSRKNVYLNDIVLDHEDGGMAYITDTSDTDPGIIVYSLKDNNSWKVRHNSMKAKSEAVKFMVGNKYVIKPIHVDGIALSPASSSNRQVYYSPLSSFHLYSISTSALKYNATTIDGYVWELGRKSSQTDGMAMSSTGVLYFGLLADDAIAMWDTKNTTSFTIGQRVIWRDHELTQWPDSFAFDEDGYFWCVSNMLQNFLNGHVDINEPNYRLIRLHVGVKSYQYYENGTAPELPNPAGADSVRIAFATLLPTILILIAK; translated from the exons ATGGTGGAACGATTGATGCTATTAGCCTTTCTAATCACTGTAACGTTATGCCATGAGCAGTTTCTAAAGATATTTGAATGGAAGTCGATTGACTTCCAATGGCCGACGGAAGAAGAACACGAATTTGATTTAAAGAACAACGGTTACATACCGGCAAACATCTTCATTACCACTGTAAAATTTTGGAAGGGTAAAATGTATCTAACATTACCACGATGGGATGACGGCATACCGGTAACGCTGGGCGTTACATCGTCAAAACCGATCAACGGGATAATAGCGCCCAAGTTGGAAGCCTTCCCCAACTGGGACATGCAAAAATTGGGTAATTGTGACGCATTCCAATTAGTGCATAGCATAGAGATTGATCCTAAGGGTCGCATGTGGGTACTCGATACTGGTCGCCCCACGTCTTTGAGAAAATCCAAAGCCGATTGCTCGCCGCGCCTTGTTATTCTCGACCTTGAGGATAATGGCAAGATTCTTCGTACTTATGAATTTCCTGAGAATGTAACTAGTCGCAAAAATGTGTATCTCAATGATATTGTTCTTGATCATGAGGACGGCGGTATGGCATATATCACTGACACTAGCGACACCGATCCTGGCATCATTGTATACTCCTTAAAGGATAACAATTCCTGGAAAGTTCGACACAACTCTATGAAAGCCAAATCAGAGGCAGTTAAATTCATGGTAGGAAATAAGTACGTAATCAAACCAATACACGTGGACGGCATAGCACTTTCTCCAGCAAGCAGTAGCAACAG gcAAGTCTATTATTCGCCTTTGTCTTCTTTCCATCTGTATTCAATTTCGACATCCGCTCTGAAGTACAACGCGACGACTATTGATGGATACGTATGGGAACTTGGACGGAAGTCTTCTCAAACGGATGGCATGGCAATGTCGTCCACTGGCGTGCTTTACTTCGGTCTATTAGCTGACGATGCCATTGCCATGTGGGATACCAAGAATACAACATCCTTTACCATTGGTCAACGAGTTATATGGCGCGATCATGAACTGACACAGTGGCCCGATAGCTTCGCTTTTGATGAAGACGGATATTTTTGGTGCGTTAGCAATATGCTGCAAAACTTCTTAAACGGTCATGTTGATATCAACGAGCCCAACTATCGTCTCATTCGATTACACGTAGGTGTTAAAAGTTATCAATATTACGAAAATGGCACGGCGCCTGAATTACCTAATCCCGCCGGTGCTGATTCTGTTAGAATTGCTTTCGCCACGCTGTTGCCTACCATTTTAATACTTATCGCAAAGTAA